A stretch of DNA from Lodderomyces elongisporus chromosome 4, complete sequence:
GTCGAAACTCGTCGACATACCCCCCCTTACTCCCTCGTGGAGGGGGGAGGATTGTCACATTGCGACACTAACTTGTCGCAATATGCCCATATTTCCACAAAGTGGAAATTCGTGCCAAACCCAAAAATGGGAAGGTTTGGCGAAGACAATAGAATTAAATGTAGAAATGAGAATATAAATAGAGGAGAGAAGTCGCATCTCGAACTACTCTCAATTTATATAGAATTATCGATAAATACTAGTTTTATTGGTCACCATAAGTTAGGCGCAATCTGCCGTGTATTCGTAGAGAATGGCCACTCTGCCGAATGCCTTCACTTAACAGATTGTGTCAGATAATTTACACCTTACACTTAAAACATTTGTTTTACTCAGTATACAATCAAGGAAGAATTCACTCCCTTCGAATATAGTCAATTGGTAGTTAAATATAATCGCTGGCACTAGTGAGCTAGGTAGCGAAATCTAGTGTACAGCAGTCGCACACTTACGAGGAGTGACGTTGCTATGTGACACGGTGCCTGTGTACTGAATTGCTGTGTAATTTGAGTcgaagccaaaaaaaaaaaatagctgaggaagaaaaacaaagaaaaacagaaagaagaacaaaaaaaaaataaaaataaacaaataccACTACCATCAAGAATAACATCACCAACACGAATCAACGACGCTCCAAGTAAGGAAATaagataaaataaagtaaaataaaataaaatagaatagaacaaaaacaactgGGAAAGGATTCATTTCAAGATACTCCACTTTCTCACCACAACTTAAACAATCCTTCTTGCACTCTCCGTTAAATTATTAATCAATTGGGggtttctatttcttttaatcCTTAAAAGTTTATTAATCCATTTTTAGACAACTTTAACCTGTTGCAGCAAAATTTGATACAGTACATCAAGGACTAAGATAAGGATGGTATATTACAGGAATCCATATATCAACTATATTCGAAGGAAGCCGCTTGCTTTGCTAGCACCACTTACTTTACTTGTCATCATCtacttatttttcttttcatcttcatcgtcaaCAGGGTCTGGATCTGCTTTAACGAAGGGCCAGAACAAATATAGCTATacgaaaaagacaaagggTTGGTTCAATAGTAACCCAAACAAAGATTCGGTAATTATCAAAGATTTACCCAAAAATCGAATCAGTCACCATGATTTGAACAAGTTGACCACCTCACCAGATGCTCTAGCAAAGCGAGAGGAGTTGTTGATCTTGACACCAATGTCGAAATTCTTGCCCGAGTTTTGGCAGAATTTGAATAAGCTAACGTATGACCATTCCTTAGTGTCATTAGGGTTTATTTTTCCTAGAACCGAGGAAGGTGATGTAGCATTGAAGGGTGTGGAACATGCTTTGAAAGAGGCAAAGGCCAAGGGAACCttgaattggaaaaagGTCACTTTACTAAGACAAGATTCAGGGTCCTTGGAGAGtcaattggaaaaagaCAGACACGCTTTTAATGTTCAGAAGGAGAGAAGGTCGATGATGGCTATTGCCAGAAACTCGCTCTTGTTCACCACGATTTCGACCAAAACCTCATGGGTCTTGTGGCTTGATTCAGATATTGTTGAAACTCCGCCAACACTTGTCCAGGATATGACCGCACACAATAAACCAGTGCTATCAGCCAATGTTTATCAAAGGTATTATGATGAAGATCTCAAAAAGAATTCAATTAGACCATACGACTTTAACAATTGGATTGAAAGCGAAGAAGGTTTGAAGATCGCAAATGAGATGGCGGATGATGAGATTATTGTGGAAGGATACGCTGAGATTGCGACATATAGACCTTTAATGGCACATTTCTATGATGCTAAGGGAGATGCAAATACAGAGATGGCATTGGATGGTGTTGGAGGCGGAGCAGTTTTGGTCAAAGCCGATGTTCACAGAGATGGTGCAATGTTCCCATCGTTTCCATTCTATCATTTGATAGAAACTGAGGGTTTTGCAAAGATGGCAAAGAGATTGGGCTATGAAGTATTTGGGTTGCCCAACTATCTAGTGTTTCATCACAATGAGTAGATGATTAATTACTTATTAAACTAGACACGGATAGAGTTAGACATTTTTTATACATTAAGTAATGTTTAGATTAGAAATTGGCcattattgttttcatcgaccaaaaaataaaaattaaaatagaAATTCATTATTTTCTAGCGGTCAATGTGATTTCACCCCTCCTTATCCTCCCACCTGCTCCTCTATCAAGTCAGTGTAAATGTTGAGTGCGATACATTTTGATTTATCCATTCTCTTTatcaaagaaataaaagaaaaaggggagaaaaaaagaaaagaaaaagaaaaaaaaaaaaaaaaacagaaaaagagaaaaagagaaaaaaaaattaaacggGGAGACACacagaaagagagaaagagagcgaaaaagagagacaaagatATACACCTCATCTCatttatcatttttttattaaataTTCTGTACAATACTTTTAACAccattttatttatttacttgATCAACAAAGATGCAGTTATCATGGAAGGACATACCACCGGTGCCAACATCAAATGATATGTTGGACATCATATTGAACAGGACACAGAGGAAAACACCTACTGTGATCCGTCCTGGTTTCAAAATCACTCGTATTCGTGCTTTTTACATGAGAAAAGTCAAATTCACAGCTGAAGGTTTCGTTGAGAAATTTAACGATTTGCTTAGTGGATTTCCTAATATTAATGATGTTCACCCTTTTCATCGTGATTTGATGGATACATTGTATGAAAAGAATCATTACAAAGTCTCTTTAGCTGCCGTGTCCAGAGCCAAAACTTTGATTGAACAAGTTGCAAGAGATTATAACCGTCTTTTAAAATTTGGTCAATCTTTGTATCAATGTAAACAGTTGAAGAGAGCTGCTTTGGGTCGTATGGCTACCATCacaaagaaattaaaagatccttttgtttatttggaACAGGTGAGGCAGCATTTGGGAAGATTGCCAAGTATCGATCCAAACACTAGAACCTTGGTTATTTGTGGGTACCCAAATGTTGGTAAATCatcatttttgaaaagcaTCACCAAGGCTGATGTCGAGGTTCAA
This window harbors:
- the MNN9 gene encoding Golgi mannosyltransferase complex subunit (CAZy:GT62) produces the protein MVYYRNPYINYIRRKPLALLAPLTLLVIIYLFFFSSSSSTGSGSALTKGQNKYSYTKKTKGWFNSNPNKDSVIIKDLPKNRISHHDLNKLTTSPDALAKREELLILTPMSKFLPEFWQNLNKLTYDHSLVSLGFIFPRTEEGDVALKGVEHALKEAKAKGTLNWKKVTLLRQDSGSLESQLEKDRHAFNVQKERRSMMAIARNSLLFTTISTKTSWVLWLDSDIVETPPTLVQDMTAHNKPVLSANVYQRYYDEDLKKNSIRPYDFNNWIESEEGLKIANEMADDEIIVEGYAEIATYRPLMAHFYDAKGDANTEMALDGVGGGAVLVKADVHRDGAMFPSFPFYHLIETEGFAKMAKRLGYEVFGLPNYLVFHHNE